The following coding sequences are from one Rathayibacter sp. SW19 window:
- a CDS encoding QcrA and Rieske domain-containing protein: protein MTQSNSGAGEALTRRSVVATGAAAGALLLAGCSQDGGTSGVGAGGAGSGGSGSGGSGSGSAANGVFDLSTIPVGGGRSATFKGSPIVLEQPKAGTVVAFSAICPHQGCVVAPAGSRFDCPCHGSVFNGTTGAVEHGPAARGLTALTVTVSGSTATVS, encoded by the coding sequence ATGACTCAGTCGAATTCCGGTGCCGGCGAGGCGCTGACCAGGCGCAGCGTGGTTGCAACGGGTGCGGCAGCCGGAGCTCTGTTGCTCGCCGGCTGCAGCCAGGATGGGGGCACAAGCGGGGTTGGCGCCGGCGGGGCTGGCTCCGGCGGTTCTGGCTCCGGCGGTTCTGGCTCCGGCTCCGCGGCGAATGGTGTGTTCGACCTGTCGACGATCCCGGTTGGCGGCGGCCGGTCTGCCACCTTCAAAGGCTCGCCGATCGTGCTGGAGCAGCCGAAGGCGGGTACGGTCGTCGCGTTCAGTGCGATCTGCCCACATCAGGGTTGCGTCGTTGCTCCGGCCGGTTCCCGGTTCGACTGCCCGTGCCACGGTTCCGTTTTCAACGGTACAACCGGTGCCGTGGAGCACGGACCTGCCGCACGAGGTCTCACCGCGCTCACCGTCACTGTGAGCGGGAGCACGGCGACTGTTTCCTGA
- a CDS encoding acyl-CoA thioesterase — protein sequence MRLHVPIGLRWSDLDAYGHVNNVSMLRLLEEARIQAFWADGAGRAAGATTAVLNGGPDADTLTFLARQEVEYLKAVPYHRTPLDVQIWLSQLGGASLEVCYEVHSPEGETPDVLYTKASTTIVLMAAGTQRPRRMSAIERAAWEPYLDAPITFRRHH from the coding sequence ATGCGACTGCATGTGCCGATCGGCTTGCGCTGGAGCGATCTGGACGCATACGGCCATGTGAACAACGTGTCGATGTTACGGCTGCTCGAAGAGGCCAGGATTCAAGCGTTCTGGGCAGACGGAGCAGGTCGAGCGGCCGGCGCGACCACCGCGGTGCTCAATGGGGGCCCGGATGCCGACACCCTCACGTTTCTCGCTCGCCAGGAGGTCGAGTATCTGAAGGCCGTGCCGTACCACCGCACGCCGTTGGACGTGCAGATCTGGCTTTCACAGCTCGGCGGCGCAAGTCTCGAGGTCTGCTATGAAGTTCATTCTCCCGAGGGCGAAACGCCCGATGTGCTCTACACGAAGGCGAGCACGACGATCGTGCTGATGGCTGCGGGCACCCAGCGGCCGCGTCGAATGAGCGCAATCGAGCGTGCAGCGTGGGAACCCTATCTGGACGCGCCAATAACCTTTCGGCGCCACCACTGA
- the ettA gene encoding energy-dependent translational throttle protein EttA, whose product MAEYIYSMVRARKAVGDKLILDDVTMAFLPGAKIGVVGPNGAGKSTILKIMAGLDTPSNGEAKLSPGYSVGILMQEPVLDETKTVLENVQEGLGEIKQHVDRFNEISAAMAEPDADFDALLAEMGTLQEKIDAADAWDLDSQLEQAMDALRCPPSDTPVSVLSGGEKRRVALCKLLLQKPDLLLLDEPTNHLDAESVLWLEQHLSQYHGAVLAVTHDRYFLDHVAEWIAEVDRGHLYPYEGNYSTYLEKKQERLQVQGKKDQKMAKRLADELDWVRSNAKGRQAKSKARLSRYEEMAAEAERTKKLDFEEIQIPPGPRLGQVVLEAKKLQKGFGDRTLIDDLSFTLPRNGIVGIIGPNGVGKTTLFKTIVGLEPLDGGDLKVGETVEISYVDQSRGGIDPNKTLWEVVSEGLDYIQVGRTEVPSRAYVSTFGFKGPDQQKKAGVLSGGERNRLNLALTLKQGGNLLLLDEPTNDLDVETLSSLENALLEFPGCAVVITHDRWFLDRIATHILAYEGTEESPASWYWFEGNFEAYEQNKIERLGPDAAKPHRSAYRKLTRD is encoded by the coding sequence ATGGCCGAATACATTTACTCGATGGTCCGCGCCCGCAAGGCGGTCGGCGACAAGCTCATCCTCGACGACGTGACCATGGCTTTTCTGCCAGGCGCCAAGATCGGTGTGGTCGGCCCGAACGGTGCCGGCAAGTCCACGATCCTGAAGATCATGGCCGGCCTTGACACGCCGAGCAACGGCGAAGCGAAGCTGAGCCCCGGATACAGCGTCGGCATTCTCATGCAGGAACCGGTGCTCGACGAGACGAAGACCGTCTTGGAGAACGTGCAGGAAGGGCTCGGCGAGATCAAACAGCACGTCGACCGTTTCAACGAGATCTCAGCGGCGATGGCAGAGCCCGACGCCGACTTCGACGCCCTGCTGGCCGAAATGGGCACACTCCAAGAAAAGATCGACGCAGCAGACGCCTGGGACCTCGACTCACAACTGGAGCAGGCGATGGATGCCCTGCGCTGCCCCCCATCGGATACCCCCGTTTCTGTGTTGTCCGGCGGTGAGAAGCGGCGCGTCGCGCTGTGCAAGCTCCTGCTGCAGAAGCCGGACTTGTTGCTCCTGGATGAGCCGACGAACCACCTCGACGCGGAAAGCGTGCTGTGGCTCGAGCAGCACTTGTCGCAGTATCACGGTGCCGTGCTCGCCGTCACACACGACCGGTATTTCCTCGACCACGTCGCGGAATGGATCGCAGAAGTCGACCGCGGCCACCTCTACCCCTACGAGGGCAATTACTCGACGTATCTGGAGAAGAAGCAAGAGCGTCTGCAAGTTCAAGGCAAGAAAGACCAGAAGATGGCCAAGAGATTGGCCGACGAACTTGACTGGGTGCGCAGCAACGCCAAGGGCCGCCAGGCGAAATCCAAGGCTCGCCTCTCACGCTACGAGGAGATGGCCGCAGAGGCGGAGCGCACGAAGAAACTCGACTTCGAAGAGATCCAGATTCCGCCAGGCCCGCGTTTGGGCCAGGTCGTTCTCGAGGCCAAGAAGTTGCAGAAGGGCTTCGGAGACCGCACCCTGATCGACGATCTCAGCTTCACGCTGCCACGAAACGGCATCGTAGGCATCATCGGGCCGAACGGAGTCGGCAAGACCACCCTGTTCAAGACGATCGTCGGGCTCGAGCCGCTCGACGGCGGCGATCTCAAGGTCGGTGAGACCGTCGAGATCTCCTACGTCGACCAGTCACGCGGCGGGATCGACCCTAACAAGACCTTGTGGGAGGTTGTCTCGGAGGGGCTGGACTACATCCAGGTTGGGCGAACCGAAGTGCCGTCGAGGGCGTACGTGTCGACATTCGGGTTCAAAGGCCCAGACCAGCAGAAAAAGGCCGGTGTGCTCTCCGGGGGCGAGCGCAACCGCTTGAACCTCGCGTTGACGCTCAAGCAGGGCGGAAACCTGCTGCTGCTCGACGAGCCGACCAACGACCTCGATGTCGAGACCCTTTCGAGCCTGGAGAACGCTCTCCTCGAATTTCCGGGCTGCGCCGTGGTCATCACCCACGATCGATGGTTCCTCGACCGCATTGCGACGCACATCTTGGCCTACGAGGGCACGGAGGAGAGTCCCGCGAGCTGGTACTGGTTCGAGGGCAACTTCGAGGCGTACGAGCAGAACAAGATCGAGCGCCTCGGCCCAGATGCCGCAAAACCGCATCGTTCTGCCTACCGCAAGCTCACCAGGGACTGA
- a CDS encoding DUF6993 domain-containing protein: protein MALALALCGCTGAPTTPPASPTTSITPTATPSTTPTPDPTLRADLGAAENLAYFDFVNEKTLAAHPQPVGRDFIDALVAAGFSKPDMQVTADKTTINLVPGSIQFSVRFNGQCLIGQYGADGVGYHSEVTKLVSTGNCLIGDTSPINW from the coding sequence ATGGCACTTGCTCTGGCCCTGTGTGGATGCACCGGCGCACCGACGACACCTCCCGCCTCACCGACCACGAGTATCACTCCAACGGCGACACCGTCGACGACCCCGACACCTGACCCGACGTTGCGTGCCGACCTGGGCGCGGCGGAGAACCTGGCATACTTCGACTTCGTCAATGAGAAAACCCTTGCGGCGCATCCCCAACCGGTCGGTCGCGATTTCATCGACGCGTTGGTCGCTGCCGGTTTTTCAAAGCCGGACATGCAGGTCACCGCCGACAAAACCACGATCAACCTTGTGCCGGGCTCGATTCAGTTTTCTGTGCGCTTCAACGGCCAGTGTCTGATCGGGCAATACGGTGCAGACGGCGTTGGGTACCACAGCGAAGTCACCAAATTGGTGTCGACCGGCAACTGCCTGATCGGCGACACGTCGCCCATCAACTGGTAG
- a CDS encoding single-stranded DNA-binding protein gives MIDSFSTTGLVATEPSHSATGEGVALMSFRLASTPRKFNRESKTWEYGETNWFTVTAFRHLALNLIQSIKKGDRVIVMGRMRIREWTSQERSGTVVEITADSVGHDLTWGTAVYSRTTKSAPVGVDTSTPTVSDAFDPDEPAQEASVGSGWADAAGESEGLHQDSDGRAAVLVGE, from the coding sequence ATGATCGACAGTTTTTCTACCACAGGCCTGGTGGCAACGGAGCCGAGCCACAGCGCGACCGGTGAGGGAGTCGCGCTGATGAGCTTCCGTCTGGCATCCACGCCGCGAAAATTCAATCGAGAGAGCAAGACGTGGGAGTACGGCGAGACCAACTGGTTCACGGTTACGGCATTTCGGCACTTGGCTCTGAATCTCATCCAATCGATCAAGAAGGGCGACCGGGTGATCGTCATGGGGCGCATGCGCATCCGCGAGTGGACATCGCAGGAACGCTCAGGAACGGTGGTTGAAATCACTGCGGATTCTGTCGGTCACGACCTCACCTGGGGCACAGCGGTTTACAGCAGGACCACCAAGTCGGCGCCCGTCGGCGTCGACACCAGCACGCCCACGGTGAGTGATGCCTTCGACCCGGACGAGCCGGCGCAGGAAGCCAGCGTCGGCAGCGGCTGGGCGGACGCTGCCGGCGAAAGTGAGGGATTGCACCAAGACTCGGATGGGCGGGCGGCGGTGCTGGTCGGGGAGTAG
- a CDS encoding aldo/keto reductase yields the protein MTFVPAEDRYQSMSYRRAGRSGLKLPSLSLGLWHNFGSARAADTQRAILRRAFDLGVTHFDLANNYGPPPGSAETNFGRMFAEDFRPFRDELIISTKAGYEMWAGPYGEWGSRKNLLASLDASLGRLGLDYVDIFYSHRPDPDTPIEETMGALASAVQQGKALYVGISNYSPEQTIAAAAALTELNVPLTMHQPSYSMFNRHIERGLLPVLERVGAGSIVYSPLSQGLLTDRYLDGTVPADSRAATSRFLPGSRITSVYLERAGALAEIAAARGQTLAQLALTWVLRHSQVTSALIGASSVAQLEQNIAALTAGPLTVDELEAIERYAIDGTDRL from the coding sequence ATGACCTTTGTGCCGGCGGAAGACCGCTACCAGTCGATGTCCTACCGGCGTGCCGGTCGTAGCGGCCTGAAATTGCCGTCACTATCGCTCGGGCTCTGGCACAATTTCGGTTCGGCGCGAGCAGCGGACACTCAGCGGGCCATTCTGCGCAGGGCGTTCGACCTTGGTGTGACGCACTTCGATCTTGCAAACAACTACGGGCCGCCTCCTGGCAGTGCCGAAACGAATTTCGGGCGGATGTTCGCGGAAGACTTCCGTCCATTTCGCGACGAGCTGATCATCTCAACCAAGGCAGGCTACGAGATGTGGGCTGGGCCGTACGGGGAGTGGGGCTCACGCAAGAATCTGCTCGCGTCGCTGGACGCCAGCCTCGGCCGACTCGGCCTCGACTACGTCGATATCTTCTATTCGCACCGGCCGGATCCGGACACGCCCATCGAGGAGACCATGGGAGCCTTGGCCAGCGCTGTGCAGCAGGGAAAGGCCCTGTACGTCGGGATCTCGAATTACAGCCCCGAGCAAACCATCGCGGCGGCCGCCGCATTGACCGAGCTCAACGTGCCCCTGACGATGCACCAACCCAGTTACTCGATGTTCAACCGGCACATTGAACGCGGGCTGCTGCCGGTGCTGGAGAGGGTTGGGGCGGGCAGCATCGTTTATTCGCCGTTGTCGCAGGGACTGCTGACCGACCGCTATCTCGACGGCACGGTGCCAGCGGATTCCCGTGCCGCGACCAGCAGATTCTTGCCGGGATCGCGCATCACCTCCGTCTATCTCGAACGGGCGGGCGCGCTAGCCGAAATCGCTGCAGCACGCGGGCAGACGTTGGCTCAGCTCGCACTGACGTGGGTGCTGCGGCACTCGCAGGTGACCAGCGCGCTGATCGGTGCGTCCAGCGTCGCCCAGCTCGAGCAGAACATTGCAGCACTGACAGCCGGTCCTCTCACCGTCGACGAACTCGAGGCGATCGAGCGGTACGCGATCGACGGAACCGATCGACTCTGA